Proteins encoded within one genomic window of Akkermansiaceae bacterium:
- the mutM gene encoding bifunctional DNA-formamidopyrimidine glycosylase/DNA-(apurinic or apyrimidinic site) lyase, whose protein sequence is MPELPEVETTRRGIEPHVTAAKVREVIVKRHDLRQPVSPTLATIEGRKILSVIRRSKYLIFGIDDGSSMMIHLGMSGSLRVIGPEEAWKKHDHLGITLSNGKQLRFHDPRRFGLALHFTLPPEQHPLLKNLGPEPLEETFGVKYLRSACASRKAAIKLVIMDAKVVVGVGNIYASESLFRAGILPQTAANTLTLPRLKKLTAAIKEVLADSIEQGGTTLRDFLKSDGEPGYFRQKLFVYERKGEPCLKCGTPIRHAVMGQRSTYWCPKCQR, encoded by the coding sequence GTGCCGGAGCTTCCCGAAGTCGAGACCACCCGCCGCGGCATCGAGCCGCATGTGACCGCAGCGAAGGTCCGTGAGGTGATCGTGAAACGCCACGACCTGCGGCAACCCGTCAGCCCCACCCTGGCCACCATCGAGGGCCGGAAGATCCTTTCCGTCATCCGCAGGTCGAAATACCTGATCTTCGGCATCGACGACGGATCATCCATGATGATCCACCTGGGCATGTCGGGCAGCCTGCGGGTGATCGGGCCGGAGGAGGCGTGGAAGAAGCACGACCACCTCGGCATCACACTTTCGAACGGGAAGCAGCTCCGTTTCCATGATCCGCGGCGGTTCGGGCTGGCCCTCCATTTTACCCTGCCGCCGGAGCAGCATCCGTTGTTGAAAAACCTCGGCCCGGAGCCACTGGAGGAAACCTTCGGTGTGAAGTATCTCCGCTCCGCCTGCGCCTCGCGGAAGGCCGCGATCAAGCTCGTCATCATGGATGCGAAGGTCGTGGTCGGCGTGGGGAACATCTATGCCTCCGAGTCCCTCTTCCGCGCCGGCATCCTTCCCCAGACCGCGGCAAACACCCTCACCCTGCCGCGGCTGAAAAAACTCACCGCCGCCATCAAGGAGGTGCTGGCGGACTCAATCGAGCAAGGCGGCACGACCCTGCGGGATTTCCTGAAATCGGATGGCGAGCCGGGCTATTTCCGGCAGAAGCTCTTCGTCTACGAACGGAAAGGCGAACCCTGCCTGAAATGCGGCACGCCCATCCGCCATGCGGTGATGGGCCAGCGGTCCACCTACTGGTGCCCGAAGTGCCAGAGGTGA
- a CDS encoding TetR/AcrR family transcriptional regulator — translation MGRTSDAKERLLDAALDLIWKRSYGALTIDAICEKAGVKKGSFYYFFDSKSTLAAAALHENWYSCGRETYDRLFSASVPPLERITNFLRNVHEGQTKVVKEHGQVLGCPCFSVGSESTSEDEAVREKAKEVLGNQLRYFESAIRDAQAEGSIPPGDPAAKAKCLFSFFEGSLAQARIHNDLNFIKDLPETAIGLLRATTQETVA, via the coding sequence ATGGGTCGCACGAGTGATGCCAAAGAACGCCTGTTGGACGCCGCTCTGGATTTGATCTGGAAGCGGTCCTACGGCGCTTTGACCATCGATGCGATCTGCGAGAAGGCGGGTGTGAAGAAGGGGAGCTTCTATTACTTCTTCGATTCGAAATCCACGCTGGCCGCCGCGGCGCTCCATGAGAACTGGTATTCCTGCGGCCGTGAGACCTATGACCGGCTGTTCTCGGCGTCCGTCCCACCCTTGGAGCGGATCACGAATTTCCTCAGGAACGTCCACGAGGGCCAGACGAAGGTGGTGAAGGAACACGGACAGGTGCTCGGCTGCCCTTGCTTTTCCGTTGGTTCGGAGAGCACCAGCGAGGATGAAGCCGTGCGGGAAAAGGCGAAGGAGGTGCTGGGGAACCAGCTCCGCTACTTTGAGTCCGCCATCCGTGACGCCCAGGCGGAAGGTTCCATCCCGCCGGGGGATCCTGCGGCGAAGGCGAAATGCTTGTTCTCCTTTTTCGAGGGCAGCCTCGCCCAGGCACGCATCCACAATGACCTGAACTTCATCAAGGATCTGCCGGAAACCGCGATCGGTCTCCTCCGCGCCACCACGCAGGAGACGGTGGCCTGA
- a CDS encoding NUDIX hydrolase, which yields MTDTRILFETKWIRVRKEGKWEYVQRPSSDFAVGILAITPDDEVVLVEQFRIPTGTRVIEIPAGLVGDEPEFQDESLEDTARRELLEETGYRAGTMKFLMRSPATPGLAREFMNIFLATDLVKETEGGGTEGEDITVHHVPLSGLRRWLAEKQAAGVDVDARLPAALWLAGR from the coding sequence ATGACTGACACCCGGATTTTGTTTGAAACCAAGTGGATCCGCGTCCGCAAGGAAGGAAAATGGGAATACGTCCAACGGCCTTCGTCGGACTTCGCCGTGGGAATCCTGGCCATCACCCCTGATGACGAGGTGGTTCTGGTCGAGCAGTTCAGGATCCCGACGGGGACCCGCGTGATCGAAATCCCCGCCGGACTGGTGGGGGATGAGCCGGAATTCCAAGACGAATCCCTGGAAGACACCGCGCGCCGGGAACTGCTGGAGGAAACCGGCTACCGTGCGGGAACCATGAAGTTCCTGATGCGGTCACCCGCCACGCCGGGGCTGGCACGGGAGTTCATGAACATCTTTCTCGCCACTGATCTGGTGAAGGAGACGGAAGGAGGCGGAACGGAGGGCGAGGACATCACCGTCCATCATGTCCCCCTTTCCGGACTGAGGCGGTGGCTGGCGGAAAAGCAGGCCGCGGGCGTGGATGTGGACGCCCGCCTCCCCGCCGCCCTGTGGCTGGCAGGGAGGTAA
- a CDS encoding glutathione S-transferase family protein: MSAPAQFPDEQSADGEFERQEDEFRDWVRQDGDARFEVAAGRYHLYVSLACPWASRTVIVRKLLGLEKAVGLTVLDPIRDERGWAFRDGDGYTTDPINGFSFLSEAYRASDPDFKGRVTVPVLWDKQLKRIVNNSEDDICRMFNDAFRPLGNGGLDLFPEDIATEQQELSDHIYETINNGVYRAGFASSQKPYERACRKLFSALDGIEERLAAGRYLFGARIVETDWRLFCTLVRFDAVYHGHFKCNVRRIIDYPNLHGYLLDLYQQPGIAETVDIDHIKRHYYFTHGDINPTRIVPIGPELDFTAGHDRDRF; encoded by the coding sequence ATGTCCGCCCCAGCCCAGTTCCCCGATGAGCAGTCCGCCGATGGAGAATTCGAACGCCAGGAAGATGAATTCCGCGACTGGGTGAGGCAGGACGGGGATGCCCGTTTCGAGGTGGCCGCAGGCCGCTACCATCTCTACGTCTCCCTGGCCTGCCCGTGGGCCAGCAGGACCGTGATCGTCCGCAAGCTGCTGGGGCTGGAAAAGGCCGTCGGCCTCACGGTCCTCGACCCCATCCGTGACGAGCGCGGCTGGGCCTTCCGTGATGGCGACGGCTACACCACTGATCCCATCAATGGTTTCTCGTTCCTTTCGGAAGCCTACCGTGCGAGCGACCCGGATTTCAAAGGACGCGTGACCGTTCCCGTACTGTGGGACAAGCAGCTCAAGCGGATCGTCAACAACTCGGAGGACGACATCTGCCGCATGTTCAATGATGCGTTCCGTCCGCTCGGAAATGGAGGCCTGGACCTGTTCCCGGAAGACATCGCCACGGAGCAGCAGGAACTGTCCGACCACATCTATGAGACGATCAACAACGGCGTCTATCGTGCCGGATTCGCTTCATCCCAGAAGCCCTACGAGCGGGCCTGCCGGAAGCTCTTTTCCGCCTTGGATGGCATCGAGGAACGGCTGGCCGCCGGCAGATACCTCTTCGGTGCGCGCATCGTGGAGACGGACTGGCGTCTGTTCTGCACCCTCGTCCGCTTTGATGCCGTCTATCACGGGCATTTCAAATGCAATGTCCGGCGGATCATCGACTATCCCAACCTGCACGGCTACCTGCTGGATCTGTACCAGCAGCCGGGCATCGCGGAGACGGTGGACATCGACCACATCAAGCGGCACTACTACTTCACCCACGGTGACATCAACCCGACCCGCATCGTCCCCATCGGGCCGGAGCTGGACTTCACCGCTGGACACGACCGGGACCGGTTTTGA
- a CDS encoding 3-dehydroquinate synthase, with product MSRYDFQIPVTFKHRIVFTRDAFAADNADLMEILAEGGGRRVIVFLEEAVSAAWPGLVKSIAGYFAAGSLDFRGVVGLPGGEVAKADDSVVRRVWAELDAAHIDRHSYALVIGGGAFLDAVGYAVATAHRGVRLVRFPTTTLSQDDSGVGVKSAINFFGKKNWVGVFSVPFAVVNDFRFLHTQDEETRRAGLIEAVKVALVKDASFFEWIEEHLTALSILDPETLEQCVEKSALLHARHIATGGDPFETGSSRPLDFGHWAAHKLEAMSGYRLSHAPAVAVGLALDTIYSARVGLLDPASAERVLRVLDGLSLVTYHPDLEVRDENGGRKVFAGLDEFREHLGGELTVLLLEGLGKGVDVHDFDMPLLDQCIGELRSRWESGARAGSTQ from the coding sequence ATGTCCCGCTACGATTTCCAGATTCCCGTCACCTTCAAGCACCGTATCGTTTTCACGCGTGATGCCTTCGCCGCGGACAATGCCGATCTCATGGAAATCCTCGCCGAGGGCGGCGGCAGACGGGTCATTGTGTTCCTCGAGGAAGCGGTTTCCGCCGCGTGGCCGGGGCTGGTGAAAAGCATCGCCGGCTACTTTGCCGCAGGCTCGCTGGACTTCCGCGGTGTGGTGGGCCTGCCGGGCGGAGAGGTGGCGAAGGCGGACGACTCGGTGGTGCGCCGGGTTTGGGCGGAGCTGGATGCCGCGCACATCGACCGGCACTCCTACGCCCTCGTCATCGGTGGCGGTGCCTTTCTCGATGCGGTGGGGTATGCGGTTGCGACCGCCCACCGCGGGGTCCGCTTGGTGCGTTTCCCCACCACCACCCTTTCCCAGGATGACAGCGGGGTGGGGGTGAAGAGTGCCATCAACTTCTTCGGAAAAAAGAACTGGGTGGGTGTGTTTTCCGTGCCTTTCGCCGTGGTGAATGACTTCCGCTTCCTGCATACCCAGGATGAGGAAACGCGCCGCGCCGGCCTCATCGAGGCGGTGAAAGTGGCGTTGGTGAAGGACGCGTCGTTTTTCGAGTGGATCGAGGAACATCTCACCGCCCTTTCGATCCTCGACCCGGAGACCCTGGAGCAATGCGTGGAAAAGTCCGCGCTCCTCCATGCCCGCCACATCGCCACCGGCGGGGATCCTTTCGAAACCGGTTCCAGCCGTCCGCTGGATTTCGGCCACTGGGCCGCGCACAAGCTGGAGGCCATGAGCGGCTACCGGCTCTCCCATGCCCCGGCGGTCGCCGTGGGTCTGGCGCTGGACACCATTTATTCAGCCCGCGTAGGACTGCTGGATCCCGCATCCGCGGAGCGCGTGCTGCGGGTGCTGGACGGACTGTCGCTGGTCACCTACCACCCGGATCTGGAGGTCCGGGATGAGAACGGCGGGAGGAAAGTTTTCGCCGGTCTGGATGAGTTCCGCGAACACCTCGGCGGTGAGCTGACCGTCCTGCTCCTGGAGGGTCTCGGAAAGGGCGTGGACGTCCATGATTTCGACATGCCGCTGCTCGACCAGTGCATCGGGGAACTGCGTTCCCGCTGGGAAAGCGGTGCCCGGGCTGGTTCAACTCAGTAG
- a CDS encoding sel1 repeat family protein — protein sequence MRLKKSALLFSCSLLALTAARAAVSSPIEISPEIAKEAADAAVPDASGPAKPALDAFKAGEHDKAVALAGPLAATGNADALYLLGFAHESGQGADVSRDKAVEFYTKAVAAGQKDAVYRLSFIYLASEKEEERSKARELLETAAKTDPTVAGRVLGEAWMRGRLSKEPDFDKALQWWNSAAEKGDITSLMLIARLYEGQFGFPDKQDGTKSLEAYKKAAEKGEPVAMSSLGSRLLNGPEKFRNEKEGREWLRKAADAKEYSAYLALGDYEENVKKDLNAALAAYEKGKDAGQQECAIRAAEFYIEGKGIEKDIARGTTVLEAAAKDGSAQAHLRLAVLAFGAEKPDRNKGYGHLAAAASGGVVEAQNELGLFYLSGKLGGMDASAAAAWFTRAAQAGYAPSQNNLATLFERGAGVQQSLQNAGQLYALAAQQGHGPATLALARLHAQGAGIKRDLGKAWAFASLASGRGEKEAETFAKEIDAKLDDTQRAEAKKFLAEMNSAQASAPVAPAPPVEPAKPVAPTKPAPKK from the coding sequence ATGCGTTTGAAAAAGTCCGCCCTCCTCTTTTCCTGCTCCCTGCTCGCCCTGACCGCCGCGCGGGCAGCCGTTTCATCCCCCATCGAAATTTCCCCGGAGATCGCGAAAGAAGCCGCCGACGCCGCGGTGCCTGACGCGTCCGGTCCGGCAAAGCCGGCTCTGGACGCCTTCAAGGCGGGGGAACATGACAAGGCGGTGGCTCTGGCGGGTCCACTGGCCGCCACCGGAAACGCGGACGCGCTCTACCTCCTCGGCTTCGCGCATGAGAGCGGCCAGGGGGCGGATGTATCCAGGGACAAGGCCGTCGAGTTCTACACCAAGGCGGTGGCCGCCGGACAGAAGGACGCCGTTTACCGCCTCTCGTTCATCTACCTCGCCTCGGAAAAAGAGGAGGAGCGGTCCAAGGCCCGTGAACTGCTCGAAACCGCCGCAAAAACCGATCCCACGGTGGCCGGCAGGGTTCTGGGTGAGGCCTGGATGCGTGGCCGCCTGAGCAAGGAGCCTGACTTCGACAAGGCGCTCCAGTGGTGGAACTCCGCAGCGGAGAAAGGTGACATCACCTCCCTCATGCTCATCGCCCGCCTTTATGAGGGGCAATTCGGTTTCCCGGACAAACAGGACGGGACCAAGTCCCTGGAAGCCTACAAAAAGGCAGCGGAAAAAGGTGAGCCGGTGGCGATGAGTTCGCTGGGTTCCCGCCTGCTGAACGGTCCGGAAAAATTCCGCAACGAGAAGGAAGGCCGCGAATGGTTGAGGAAGGCCGCGGATGCGAAGGAGTATTCCGCCTACCTCGCCCTCGGTGACTACGAGGAGAACGTGAAGAAGGATCTGAATGCGGCGCTGGCCGCCTACGAAAAAGGCAAGGATGCCGGACAACAGGAATGCGCGATTCGCGCCGCGGAGTTCTACATCGAGGGCAAGGGCATCGAGAAGGACATCGCCCGTGGCACCACGGTGCTGGAAGCCGCTGCGAAAGACGGCAGCGCCCAGGCCCACCTCCGCCTGGCCGTGCTGGCCTTTGGTGCGGAGAAGCCCGACCGTAACAAGGGTTACGGCCACTTGGCGGCGGCTGCCTCCGGCGGTGTCGTCGAGGCCCAGAACGAACTGGGCCTATTTTACCTCTCCGGAAAGCTCGGCGGCATGGACGCCTCGGCCGCCGCGGCGTGGTTCACCCGCGCGGCGCAGGCGGGCTATGCTCCGTCCCAGAACAATCTCGCCACCCTCTTTGAGCGCGGTGCGGGAGTCCAGCAGAGCCTGCAGAACGCCGGGCAGCTCTATGCCCTCGCGGCCCAGCAGGGCCACGGCCCGGCGACCCTCGCGCTCGCCCGCCTGCACGCCCAGGGCGCCGGTATCAAGCGGGATCTGGGGAAGGCCTGGGCCTTCGCTTCCCTCGCTTCCGGGCGGGGTGAGAAGGAAGCGGAAACATTCGCCAAGGAAATCGATGCCAAGCTCGATGACACCCAGCGCGCGGAAGCGAAGAAGTTCCTGGCCGAAATGAATTCCGCCCAGGCATCGGCTCCAGTGGCCCCGGCTCCCCCGGTGGAACCCGCCAAACCGGTGGCTCCCACGAAGCCGGCCCCCAAGAAGTGA
- a CDS encoding DUF2339 domain-containing protein, producing MAPADGEAWKREIEALRARLDQLESGHRAVLEEIRKKLSELESASLVSQTDLPEVPEVVEEAPPLPVEEAPAPIAPPPLPPSPLPPAPVEAPSPEPMPAASPKSPATDGGFEMQLGRVWLVRFGVVLLLTGLVLLGNFAYKSWIREMPNGVRLLGLFLCAGVLMETGRRLAGKAALQRFGEVILAGGMSFFYYCTFASHHVARLRVIDSPVVAGILMLGAAGVIVTVSWLRNARTTAVLGILLASYSTMLQPIGWMTCFSSVILAAAGVLLMLRPGWMGPGVASMAGTYGAFLGWQLLGASGGVIRDPAVMWFLPPVWIMLALPGVLDRFREAMGPRARAWFTGGNNAAFFTLFSGLWWQRYQSENYWMVCAVFGLVLLALGVVGRRRSEIAGGVNVFQGLALLSLAMVIRLEGFHLALGLAFESLALALAFAKFRGRSEFVFSCLAAAGVLFLTLIRLIPLVPYGPIPPWSAGVAALLVAAASVPLRVGSTSGKAGYFLEMARSGAGMVFSFAVVMGIAGWAWWLPGPWPALAMAGVAAALSAGFLLAPRGREMPELAFGALAFVAASAWPSLHLTEWLPLASISCATLVTAGLWHWRERHSDVDDFGKCLPDLHGWIYSVATAAAAAWAITQGGAAQHGLMLAAIVSMALLAAAIFGKIGRLAPCSAALLLPATVRFGNATVGDSLWLTGTALAMLALLLCSGKTLPQGLRLATAWILRGTAFIGTCFFWNVFAPGFFGDGMAFTAILLLAAAILLKIRTMPEVWGFLALAVLWLLRGVHDIWRMNPDASWRGWAVVCALIGLVVWTSWFRKEADRRPAAVAGWAAAVIGSMWATQMLVWRHDWHAVSVLWTVLGFGMVSAGLAIRLVALRQAGFCLLAMAILKVFVRDVWDFNAFTRVIAFIVLGAALILLGLFYNRFAPVLKRLLEEK from the coding sequence ATGGCACCGGCAGACGGAGAGGCATGGAAGCGGGAAATCGAGGCTCTCCGTGCCCGGTTGGACCAACTGGAAAGCGGGCATAGGGCGGTGCTGGAGGAAATACGGAAGAAGCTTTCCGAACTGGAATCTGCTTCCCTTGTCTCCCAAACGGACCTGCCCGAGGTGCCGGAAGTGGTGGAAGAAGCCCCGCCGCTGCCTGTGGAAGAGGCACCCGCACCCATCGCCCCGCCTCCACTGCCGCCTTCTCCATTGCCACCGGCTCCGGTGGAGGCTCCATCTCCGGAACCCATGCCCGCCGCTTCCCCGAAGAGTCCGGCCACGGACGGCGGATTCGAAATGCAACTTGGCCGCGTGTGGTTGGTCAGGTTCGGGGTCGTGCTGTTGCTGACGGGCCTAGTCCTGCTGGGGAACTTCGCCTATAAGAGCTGGATCCGCGAAATGCCGAACGGCGTCCGGCTTCTCGGTCTCTTCCTCTGTGCGGGCGTCCTGATGGAGACCGGCCGCAGGCTGGCCGGAAAGGCCGCGCTCCAGCGCTTCGGCGAGGTCATCCTGGCCGGAGGCATGTCCTTCTTCTACTACTGCACGTTCGCCTCCCACCATGTCGCCCGGCTGCGGGTGATCGACAGCCCGGTGGTTGCGGGGATCCTCATGCTCGGTGCCGCGGGTGTGATCGTGACGGTGTCCTGGCTGCGGAATGCCCGGACAACGGCGGTCCTCGGGATACTGTTGGCATCGTACTCCACCATGCTGCAGCCCATCGGCTGGATGACCTGCTTCTCCAGTGTCATCCTCGCGGCGGCCGGGGTGCTGCTCATGCTCCGTCCCGGGTGGATGGGACCGGGCGTGGCGTCGATGGCGGGCACCTATGGCGCGTTCCTCGGCTGGCAGTTGCTGGGGGCCTCCGGTGGGGTCATCAGGGACCCGGCGGTGATGTGGTTCCTGCCGCCGGTCTGGATCATGCTGGCACTGCCGGGCGTGCTCGACCGTTTCCGCGAGGCCATGGGGCCCAGGGCGCGGGCATGGTTCACGGGGGGGAACAACGCGGCGTTCTTCACCCTGTTCAGCGGTCTGTGGTGGCAGCGCTACCAGAGCGAGAACTACTGGATGGTCTGTGCGGTGTTCGGTCTGGTGCTGCTGGCGCTGGGAGTCGTCGGCAGGCGGCGCAGCGAGATCGCCGGAGGGGTGAATGTCTTCCAGGGGCTCGCACTGCTCAGCCTGGCGATGGTGATCCGCCTGGAGGGCTTCCACCTCGCGCTCGGGCTGGCGTTTGAGTCGCTGGCGCTGGCGCTCGCCTTCGCGAAGTTCCGTGGCCGCAGCGAGTTCGTCTTTTCCTGTCTGGCCGCCGCCGGGGTATTGTTTCTCACCTTGATCCGGCTGATTCCCTTGGTTCCCTATGGCCCGATCCCGCCCTGGAGCGCCGGAGTCGCCGCGCTGCTGGTCGCCGCGGCATCCGTTCCCCTCCGCGTGGGTTCCACATCCGGGAAGGCAGGCTATTTTCTGGAAATGGCACGGTCCGGCGCGGGGATGGTGTTTTCCTTCGCGGTTGTCATGGGCATCGCGGGATGGGCGTGGTGGCTTCCCGGCCCGTGGCCCGCACTGGCCATGGCAGGAGTTGCGGCGGCTCTGTCCGCGGGATTCCTGCTGGCTCCCCGTGGCAGGGAGATGCCGGAGCTTGCCTTCGGTGCACTGGCTTTCGTGGCGGCTTCGGCCTGGCCCTCGCTTCACCTGACGGAATGGCTGCCGCTGGCATCCATCTCATGCGCCACACTGGTCACCGCAGGACTCTGGCACTGGCGCGAACGTCATTCCGATGTGGATGACTTCGGGAAATGCCTGCCGGACCTGCATGGCTGGATCTATTCCGTCGCCACCGCCGCCGCGGCTGCCTGGGCAATCACCCAAGGTGGAGCCGCCCAACACGGATTGATGCTCGCGGCCATCGTCAGCATGGCGCTGCTGGCCGCGGCCATCTTCGGAAAGATCGGCCGGTTGGCTCCGTGCTCCGCGGCCCTGCTGCTTCCGGCGACGGTCCGGTTCGGAAATGCCACGGTGGGGGACAGCCTGTGGCTCACGGGAACTGCTTTGGCGATGCTGGCTCTGCTGCTTTGCTCCGGGAAAACCCTGCCACAGGGCCTGCGCCTTGCCACCGCCTGGATCCTCCGCGGCACCGCTTTCATCGGCACCTGCTTTTTCTGGAATGTGTTCGCGCCCGGCTTCTTCGGGGACGGTATGGCTTTCACTGCCATCCTGCTCCTCGCCGCCGCCATCCTCCTGAAAATACGGACCATGCCGGAAGTGTGGGGCTTCCTCGCGCTGGCCGTGTTGTGGCTGCTGAGAGGAGTCCACGACATCTGGCGGATGAATCCGGACGCGTCGTGGCGCGGCTGGGCGGTGGTCTGCGCGTTGATCGGCCTGGTGGTCTGGACCTCATGGTTCCGGAAGGAAGCCGACCGCAGGCCCGCGGCGGTGGCCGGTTGGGCGGCCGCTGTCATCGGCTCGATGTGGGCCACGCAGATGCTCGTCTGGCGTCACGATTGGCATGCTGTGTCCGTGCTGTGGACCGTGCTGGGCTTCGGCATGGTCAGTGCGGGGCTCGCCATCCGGTTGGTGGCGCTCCGCCAGGCGGGTTTCTGCCTGCTGGCCATGGCGATCCTGAAGGTGTTCGTGCGGGATGTCTGGGACTTCAACGCGTTCACCCGCGTGATCGCCTTCATCGTCCTGGGAGCCGCGCTGATCCTGCTCGGTCTGTTCTACAACCGCTTCGCCCCTGTCCTGAAGCGGTTGCTCGAGGAAAAGTGA
- a CDS encoding hemolysin III family protein, whose protein sequence is MNQQPASRSPLCQSHGEEMASTLTHALGVVLSIAALVGMILTVCNTATEVVCASIFGGSLVLLYGASTLYHAFSGVRMKGFLQSLDHACIYLLIAGSYTPVMLISLRGPWGWTLLCVVWAMALAGVVIKLVLPGRKDHWISTALYVVMGWLAVVAIGPLVRALPTAGVAWLVAGGLSYTFGVVFFLWTKLRYHHAIWHLFVLGGSACHVAAIWLYVFR, encoded by the coding sequence ATGAACCAGCAGCCCGCATCCAGGTCCCCGCTCTGCCAGAGCCATGGCGAGGAGATGGCCAGCACCCTCACCCACGCGCTGGGCGTGGTGCTGAGCATCGCCGCGCTGGTGGGGATGATCCTGACGGTGTGCAACACGGCCACCGAGGTGGTGTGCGCCTCCATCTTCGGCGGCTCGCTGGTCCTGCTCTACGGAGCGTCAACGCTCTACCACGCCTTCAGCGGAGTGAGGATGAAAGGTTTCCTCCAGTCCTTGGACCACGCCTGCATCTATCTGCTCATCGCCGGGTCCTACACGCCGGTGATGCTCATTTCCCTGCGCGGGCCGTGGGGCTGGACGCTGCTGTGCGTGGTGTGGGCCATGGCGCTGGCCGGGGTGGTGATCAAGCTGGTGCTGCCCGGGAGAAAGGACCACTGGATCTCCACCGCGCTCTACGTCGTGATGGGGTGGCTGGCCGTCGTCGCCATCGGCCCGCTGGTCCGGGCGTTGCCGACCGCAGGCGTCGCATGGTTGGTCGCCGGGGGGCTGAGCTATACCTTCGGCGTCGTCTTCTTTCTCTGGACCAAGCTCCGCTACCATCACGCCATCTGGCATCTGTTCGTGCTGGGCGGCAGTGCCTGCCATGTCGCCGCCATCTGGCTTTACGTCTTCCGCTGA
- a CDS encoding efflux RND transporter periplasmic adaptor subunit, producing MNARLPRKLRIPALTAAAIAALGIPVAYLLSHAKAADEKPSAAATPPPPKVTIAAVEQRTIVDHQELLGRVEAIESVEVRPRVSGHIQEVRLEAGKSVAAGDVLFVIDPRWYKAQFDLAAAAVERAKVKVDIAGSQAKRSDDLLASRAISIEEADARNSRLAEAKADLAAAEAAKENARLDLDHTEIRAPISGRVSRALVTAGNMISGTPGNGTLLATIVSDGDVHVYADIDESTLLAFNRLNGEGRILNEGGRIPVGMQLSDEQDYPNQGYIESSDNRLDEGTGSLVLRMVFPNPDGKLIPGLSARVRLPTSGPEPKLFVSERSIGTNQDQKYVFAVSADNTASYRSVKLGPVLDGKRVIREGIAPGDRVIVSGLQRVTAGMKVDPQLQ from the coding sequence ATGAATGCCCGACTCCCTCGGAAACTGCGCATCCCCGCCCTGACAGCAGCCGCCATTGCCGCCCTCGGCATCCCGGTCGCCTACCTTCTCAGCCACGCGAAAGCCGCTGATGAAAAACCATCCGCCGCCGCCACTCCTCCGCCGCCAAAGGTGACCATCGCCGCGGTCGAGCAACGGACCATCGTCGATCACCAGGAGCTGCTTGGCAGGGTGGAGGCGATCGAATCCGTCGAGGTGCGGCCGCGGGTTTCCGGCCACATCCAGGAAGTCCGGTTGGAGGCCGGAAAGAGCGTGGCGGCGGGGGATGTGTTGTTCGTCATCGACCCGCGTTGGTACAAGGCGCAGTTCGATCTCGCGGCGGCGGCGGTGGAGCGGGCGAAGGTGAAGGTGGACATCGCCGGCAGCCAGGCGAAGCGGTCGGATGACCTGCTTGCCAGCAGGGCGATCTCGATCGAGGAGGCGGATGCGCGCAACTCCCGGCTGGCCGAGGCCAAGGCGGATCTGGCGGCGGCGGAGGCCGCGAAGGAAAACGCCCGCCTCGACCTGGACCATACCGAGATCCGCGCGCCGATCAGCGGGCGGGTGAGCCGGGCGCTGGTGACGGCGGGCAACATGATCTCCGGCACCCCCGGAAATGGCACGCTGCTCGCCACCATCGTTTCGGATGGGGATGTGCATGTCTACGCGGACATCGACGAGTCCACTTTGCTCGCCTTCAACCGCCTCAATGGCGAGGGCCGCATCCTGAACGAAGGAGGCAGGATCCCGGTCGGGATGCAGTTGAGCGATGAGCAGGACTATCCCAATCAGGGTTACATCGAGTCCTCCGACAACCGGCTCGACGAAGGGACCGGCAGCCTGGTGCTGCGGATGGTGTTTCCGAATCCGGACGGAAAGCTCATCCCCGGCCTTTCCGCCCGGGTGCGGCTTCCCACCAGCGGACCGGAGCCGAAGCTTTTCGTCAGCGAGCGGTCCATCGGAACCAACCAGGACCAGAAATACGTGTTCGCCGTTTCCGCCGACAACACCGCCTCCTACCGTAGCGTGAAGCTGGGCCCGGTGCTGGATGGCAAGCGTGTGATCCGGGAGGGCATCGCCCCCGGGGACCGCGTGATCGTCAGCGGCCTCCAGCGGGTGACCGCCGGCATGAAGGTCGATCCCCAACTGCAGTAA